One stretch of Lysobacter sp. KIS68-7 DNA includes these proteins:
- a CDS encoding DUF885 domain-containing protein: protein MRRNMLAAALLVATLAACQGQQASTTPAESTPAAAPAASQADAQFAELSKFWLEGWMQFSPVSATQIGDHRFDGEIDDLSEAGRGSFVNFSKDVLKRLDAIDMKSLSRENQIDALLLRNQAQSDIWTIETLQSWAWDPQVYNSLAGGALYNLMARDYAPMPQRLKSATLRMQKIPALFAQARANLDPARVPLIHAQTVAKQNAGVLSLVDTFITPNADQLTGEDRKQLDAAIAGLKQAVAEQQVWLDKTLVPNAKGDFRIGQKLYDEKLQFALMSSLSRAEIKTRAESELTRVRAQMYDIARQVLKDKPNAPASMPDKPTDDEQQKAIEAALELAYADKPKREDVVAFAKQTLADATKFVREKDLVTVPDTPVKIILMPEFQRGVSVAYCDSPGPLDKGQDTYYAISPIPDDWDDKQVDSFLREYNTRMIHLLSIHEAMPGHYLEGAHSAENKDVLRGVLRSGLFAEGWGVYSERMMADAGYMNNDPLFRLVQLKFYLRTIGNAILDQGVHVDHWSREQAMDLMTRQTFQQEREAAGKWVRAQLTSAQLPTYFVGVSEHLDLRKAMEAKEGDKFNAKAYHDQVLSYGAPPVRFVREMMLGEEIK, encoded by the coding sequence ATGCGCCGCAACATGCTCGCCGCTGCCCTCCTCGTCGCCACCCTCGCCGCGTGCCAGGGGCAGCAGGCATCCACGACGCCGGCCGAATCGACACCGGCCGCCGCCCCTGCAGCGTCCCAGGCCGATGCGCAGTTCGCCGAGCTTTCGAAGTTCTGGCTCGAAGGCTGGATGCAATTCAGTCCGGTCAGCGCCACGCAGATCGGTGATCACCGTTTCGACGGCGAGATCGATGACCTCAGCGAGGCGGGGCGCGGCAGCTTCGTGAACTTCAGCAAGGACGTGCTGAAGCGACTCGATGCAATCGACATGAAATCGCTCTCGCGCGAAAACCAGATCGATGCCCTCCTCCTTCGGAACCAGGCGCAATCGGACATCTGGACCATCGAAACGCTGCAATCGTGGGCCTGGGATCCGCAGGTCTACAACAGCCTCGCCGGCGGCGCGCTGTACAACCTCATGGCGCGCGACTACGCACCGATGCCGCAGCGCCTGAAATCGGCGACCTTGCGCATGCAGAAGATCCCCGCTCTGTTCGCACAAGCGCGCGCCAACCTCGACCCCGCGCGCGTGCCGCTGATCCACGCGCAGACCGTGGCGAAGCAGAACGCCGGCGTGCTCAGTCTGGTGGACACGTTCATCACGCCGAACGCCGACCAGCTGACGGGCGAAGACCGCAAGCAGCTCGATGCCGCCATCGCAGGCCTGAAGCAGGCCGTCGCCGAACAGCAGGTCTGGCTCGACAAGACGCTCGTGCCCAACGCGAAGGGCGACTTCCGCATCGGCCAGAAGCTGTACGACGAAAAGCTGCAGTTCGCGCTGATGTCCTCGCTCTCGCGCGCGGAGATCAAGACGCGCGCCGAATCCGAACTCACCCGCGTGCGTGCGCAGATGTACGACATCGCGCGCCAGGTGTTGAAGGACAAGCCGAACGCGCCGGCCTCGATGCCCGACAAGCCGACCGACGACGAACAGCAGAAGGCGATCGAAGCGGCGCTGGAACTGGCGTATGCCGACAAGCCCAAGCGCGAGGACGTCGTGGCCTTCGCCAAGCAGACGCTGGCCGATGCGACGAAGTTCGTGCGCGAAAAGGACCTGGTCACCGTGCCCGACACGCCGGTCAAGATCATCCTGATGCCGGAGTTCCAGCGCGGCGTGTCGGTGGCGTACTGCGATTCGCCGGGTCCGCTCGACAAGGGCCAGGACACCTACTATGCGATCTCGCCGATCCCCGACGATTGGGACGACAAGCAGGTCGATTCATTCCTGCGCGAATACAACACGCGCATGATCCACCTGCTCTCGATCCACGAAGCGATGCCGGGGCATTACCTGGAAGGCGCGCACTCGGCGGAGAACAAGGACGTGTTGCGGGGCGTGCTGCGCTCGGGCCTGTTCGCCGAAGGCTGGGGCGTGTACAGCGAGCGGATGATGGCCGACGCGGGCTACATGAACAACGACCCGCTCTTCCGCCTGGTGCAGCTCAAGTTCTACCTGCGCACCATCGGCAATGCGATCCTCGACCAGGGCGTGCATGTCGACCACTGGTCGCGCGAGCAGGCGATGGACCTGATGACGCGCCAGACCTTCCAGCAGGAGCGCGAAGCGGCGGGCAAGTGGGTGCGCGCGCAGCTCACGTCGGCGCAGTTGCCGACCTACTTCGTCGGCGTGTCGGAACACCTGGACCTGCGCAAGGCGATGGAAGCGAAGGAAGGCGACAAGTTCAACGCGAAGGCCTACCACGACCAGGTGTTGAGCTATGGCGCGCCGCCGGTGCGGTTCGTGCGGGAGATGATGTTGGGCGAAGAGATCAAGTAA
- a CDS encoding DUF2785 domain-containing protein: MRRTLAVVALLLGSCVALQAQAACPPEGQTRESLEALKAAKFAMDDAAARQKLALGLVDCLGDPDPALRDGLAFEAFSHWMREGALSEATLRTLRDRLYEGLKADDPEGFRHPFSALVLSEVARTDRVKPWMKPKERSKMVEIATRYLASVDDYRGFDNKDGWRHGVAHGSDWLLQLALMPSLNGKQLDRILDAVAMQVVPEKPHAYVFGEPGRLGRPVLAIAKRGMYTPAQWETWLTALTPKLGDEKLAYNDEAWLARRHDLLAFLTGLYLEADRSEDPALQALEAPIVAALKTVP, translated from the coding sequence ATGCGCAGGACGCTCGCAGTCGTGGCGTTGTTGCTCGGATCGTGTGTCGCCTTGCAAGCGCAGGCCGCCTGTCCACCGGAAGGCCAGACGCGCGAATCGCTGGAGGCGCTGAAAGCCGCGAAGTTCGCGATGGACGATGCTGCGGCGCGGCAGAAGCTCGCGTTGGGGCTGGTGGATTGCCTGGGCGATCCGGATCCCGCGCTGCGCGACGGCCTGGCATTCGAGGCGTTTTCGCACTGGATGCGCGAGGGCGCGTTGAGCGAAGCCACGCTGCGCACCCTGCGCGATCGCTTGTATGAAGGCCTGAAGGCCGACGATCCGGAAGGCTTCCGTCATCCGTTTTCAGCGCTCGTGTTGTCCGAAGTCGCGCGCACCGATCGCGTCAAGCCATGGATGAAGCCGAAGGAGCGCAGCAAGATGGTGGAGATCGCCACGCGTTACCTCGCGTCGGTGGACGACTATCGCGGCTTCGACAACAAGGACGGCTGGCGCCACGGGGTCGCGCACGGCAGCGACTGGCTGCTGCAGCTCGCGCTCATGCCCTCGCTCAACGGCAAGCAGCTCGATCGCATCCTCGACGCGGTGGCGATGCAGGTCGTGCCGGAGAAGCCGCATGCCTACGTGTTCGGCGAACCGGGACGGCTCGGACGCCCGGTGCTGGCCATCGCAAAGCGCGGCATGTACACGCCCGCGCAGTGGGAAACGTGGCTGACGGCGCTGACCCCGAAGCTTGGCGACGAAAAGCTCGCCTACAATGATGAAGCGTGGCTTGCGCGACGCCACGACCTGCTTGCGTTCCTCACCGGGCTGTACCTGGAAGCCGATCGCAGCGAGGACCCTGCGCTGCAGGCGCTGGAAGCGCCCATCGTTGCGGCGCTGAAGACGGTGCCCTGA
- a CDS encoding peptidylprolyl isomerase: MQDILDASPASDWRTLDPARTLYLQLPTGRVVIELAPDFALEHVANIATLAKEGYWDGLFVIRSQDNYVAQWGDPEEDEAKKKKIGTAKPHLPAEFERDAKGVPFVKLPDVDGWAPEVGFSGGFPAARDPKAGKAWLTHCYGMVGAGRDVAADSSDGTSLYAVTGQSPRMLDRNITLVGRVVQGIELLSVLPRGTGPLGFYEKPEQYVPIVSAKLASQVPEAERTQLQLLRTDSKTFETVVESRRNRRDEWYKRPAGHIDLCNVPLPVRAPK; this comes from the coding sequence ATGCAGGACATCCTCGACGCCTCGCCCGCCTCCGACTGGCGCACGCTCGACCCGGCCCGCACGCTGTATCTCCAGTTGCCCACCGGTCGCGTGGTGATCGAGCTCGCGCCTGACTTCGCGCTCGAACACGTCGCCAACATCGCCACGCTCGCGAAGGAAGGCTATTGGGACGGGCTGTTCGTCATCCGTTCGCAGGACAACTACGTCGCGCAGTGGGGCGACCCGGAAGAAGACGAAGCGAAGAAGAAAAAGATCGGCACCGCGAAGCCGCACCTGCCGGCGGAATTCGAGCGCGACGCAAAGGGCGTGCCGTTCGTGAAGCTCCCCGACGTCGACGGCTGGGCGCCGGAAGTCGGTTTCTCCGGTGGCTTCCCCGCCGCGCGCGATCCGAAGGCCGGCAAGGCCTGGCTCACGCATTGCTACGGCATGGTCGGCGCGGGGCGCGATGTCGCCGCAGACAGCAGCGACGGCACGTCGCTGTATGCGGTCACGGGGCAATCGCCGCGCATGCTGGACCGCAACATCACGCTGGTCGGCCGCGTGGTGCAAGGCATCGAATTGCTGAGCGTGCTGCCGCGCGGCACGGGCCCGCTCGGGTTCTACGAGAAGCCGGAACAATACGTGCCGATCGTGTCGGCGAAACTCGCGAGCCAGGTGCCGGAGGCAGAGCGCACGCAACTCCAACTGCTGCGCACGGACAGCAAGACCTTCGAGACCGTCGTGGAATCGCGCCGCAACCGCCGCGACGAGTGGTACAAGCGTCCCGCCGGCCACATCGACCTGTGCAACGTGCCGCTGCCGGTGCGCGCGCCGAAGTGA
- a CDS encoding FtsX-like permease family protein — MNPWSLAWRQLRRDFASGDVRILFVAVVLAVVAITSVGFVTDRAERALAQESNRLLGGDAAVRGDAPIAGVVRKASNASGLQHAETLEFRSMLRVGDNLQLGELRALDAQYPLRGEFQLVDRIGGPERSVRGGPARGTAWMSVSGAQTLGAKTGDTIAIGDAQFRIAALIAQEPDVAFDYFDAAPRVAITLADVPATGLVQEGSRVRYRLVVAGDPSAVKDFTTLARANLERGQRLETIEDARPEVRSALDRAGRFLGLAALVSVILASIAVAMAARRHSARHLDGSAVMRCLGASQRTLVLVHLGELLWLGLFACTAGVAIAFALQWGVGAWLARTLDVAIPPAGIVPALQGYAVGLVVLFAFGAPPVLALRRVPALRVLRRDLDPTEPSAWLVGIAGLAGLAALLWWKAGSPALATAMLGGIGVTFAVLAFLAWALILGVRGVRGRLRGSLRYGLANVGRRAGTAVAQISALGIGLMALLLLTFVRTDLLDRWQVSLASSAPNRFIINVQQDQLQPVRDFMARQGLQAPTMYPMVRGRLQARNGKAITRASFPDDPDMQRRAEREFNLSFASTLRDDNRIVEGRFWGNTTPKSPELSVEQKFADSFGWKLGDHLVFDIAGQRFAGTITSLRDVSWDSFQPNFFVIASPGSLEQYPASWITSVNVPTSKTPRFTADTVAAFPNLTVIDIDEVLKQVRSTADRVSKVVQVVFWFSLAAGVLVLLAAISASQDERLLEGGVMRVLGGSRRQLRLAQASEFAALGLLSGLVAAIAASLLAGVVATRVFDLPWSPNWTLAAVGGAVGMLAALATGLFATRRVLDAPPSVTLRELQN, encoded by the coding sequence GTGAATCCCTGGTCGCTCGCCTGGCGCCAGTTGCGGCGCGATTTCGCGTCGGGCGACGTGCGCATCCTGTTCGTGGCGGTGGTGCTCGCCGTGGTCGCGATCACCTCGGTCGGCTTCGTGACCGACCGCGCCGAACGCGCACTCGCGCAGGAATCGAACCGCCTGCTCGGCGGCGACGCAGCGGTGCGGGGCGATGCCCCCATCGCGGGCGTCGTGCGCAAGGCCTCCAACGCCTCCGGCCTGCAGCACGCCGAAACCCTCGAGTTCCGCAGCATGCTGCGCGTCGGCGACAACCTGCAGCTCGGCGAATTGCGCGCACTCGACGCGCAGTACCCCTTGCGTGGCGAATTCCAGCTCGTCGATCGCATCGGCGGCCCGGAACGCAGCGTCCGCGGCGGTCCGGCACGCGGCACGGCGTGGATGAGCGTGTCCGGCGCGCAGACGCTCGGTGCGAAAACCGGCGACACCATCGCGATCGGCGACGCGCAATTCCGGATCGCGGCGCTCATCGCGCAGGAGCCCGACGTCGCCTTCGACTACTTCGACGCCGCACCGCGCGTCGCCATCACGCTCGCCGACGTGCCTGCGACCGGCCTCGTGCAGGAAGGCAGCCGCGTGCGCTATCGCCTCGTCGTCGCAGGCGATCCTTCGGCGGTCAAAGACTTCACCACGCTGGCGCGTGCGAACCTCGAGCGCGGCCAACGCCTGGAAACCATCGAGGATGCGCGACCCGAAGTGCGCTCGGCGCTCGACCGCGCAGGCCGCTTCCTCGGGCTCGCCGCGCTCGTGTCGGTCATCCTCGCCTCCATTGCCGTCGCGATGGCCGCGCGTCGCCACAGTGCGCGCCACCTCGACGGCAGCGCGGTGATGCGTTGCCTGGGTGCGAGCCAGCGCACGCTGGTGCTGGTGCACCTCGGCGAGTTGTTGTGGCTCGGCTTGTTCGCTTGCACGGCGGGCGTTGCAATCGCGTTCGCGCTGCAATGGGGCGTCGGCGCGTGGCTCGCGCGCACGCTCGATGTCGCGATCCCGCCAGCGGGCATCGTTCCGGCCCTGCAGGGCTACGCGGTCGGGCTCGTCGTGCTGTTCGCCTTCGGTGCACCGCCGGTGCTCGCCTTGCGCCGCGTGCCGGCCTTGCGCGTCTTGCGTCGCGACCTGGATCCCACCGAGCCGAGTGCTTGGCTGGTCGGTATCGCCGGACTGGCAGGTCTGGCTGCGTTGCTGTGGTGGAAGGCCGGTTCGCCGGCGCTCGCCACCGCGATGCTCGGAGGCATCGGCGTCACGTTCGCCGTCCTTGCCTTCCTGGCATGGGCGCTGATCCTCGGCGTGCGCGGCGTGCGCGGGCGTTTGCGCGGCAGTTTGCGTTACGGGTTGGCGAACGTCGGTCGCCGTGCGGGCACCGCCGTGGCGCAGATCTCAGCGCTCGGCATCGGATTGATGGCGCTGCTCCTGCTGACGTTCGTGCGCACCGACCTGCTCGATCGCTGGCAGGTCTCGCTCGCTTCGAGTGCACCCAATCGCTTCATCATCAACGTGCAGCAGGACCAGTTGCAGCCCGTGCGCGATTTCATGGCGCGCCAGGGCCTGCAGGCGCCCACGATGTATCCGATGGTCCGCGGGCGCCTGCAGGCGCGCAACGGCAAGGCCATCACGCGCGCGAGCTTCCCCGACGATCCGGACATGCAACGTCGCGCGGAACGCGAGTTCAACCTCTCCTTCGCGAGCACGCTGCGCGACGACAACCGCATCGTCGAAGGCCGCTTCTGGGGAAACACGACGCCGAAGTCGCCCGAGTTGTCGGTCGAACAGAAATTCGCCGACTCCTTCGGCTGGAAACTCGGCGACCACCTGGTCTTCGATATCGCCGGGCAACGCTTCGCGGGCACGATCACCAGCCTGCGCGACGTGAGCTGGGACAGCTTCCAGCCGAACTTCTTCGTCATCGCCTCGCCCGGTTCGCTTGAGCAGTACCCGGCGAGCTGGATCACCTCCGTGAACGTGCCGACGTCGAAGACGCCGCGCTTCACCGCCGACACCGTGGCCGCGTTCCCCAACCTGACGGTCATCGACATCGACGAAGTGCTCAAGCAGGTGCGCAGCACGGCGGATCGGGTGTCGAAGGTGGTGCAGGTGGTCTTCTGGTTCTCGCTCGCCGCGGGCGTGCTGGTGTTGCTCGCCGCGATCAGCGCGAGCCAGGACGAACGATTGCTCGAAGGCGGCGTGATGCGCGTGCTCGGCGGCAGCCGGCGGCAGTTGCGGCTGGCGCAGGCGTCGGAGTTCGCGGCGCTTGGCTTGTTGTCGGGGCTGGTCGCGGCCATCGCGGCTTCGCTGCTCGCGGGCGTCGTGGCCACGCGCGTGTTCGACCTCCCCTGGTCGCCGAACTGGACGCTCGCCGCGGTGGGCGGTGCAGTCGGCATGCTCGCGGCGCTCGCCACGGGCCTGTTCGCCACGCGCCGCGTGCTCGATGCACCGCCCTCGGTCACCTTGCGCGAATTGCAGAACTGA
- a CDS encoding ABC transporter ATP-binding protein, with protein MADSSRPGAETRVHTPLALEVRGLGKRVALPDGELTILEDVDFTVERGDAIAIVGASGSGKSTLLSLLAGLDTPTTGTVLLDGAPLSTLDEDGRAKVRGEKVGFVFQSFQLLPTLTALENVMLPLELRGDPDAMGPARRILEKVGLGARLGHYPRQLSGGEQQRVALARAFVTRPSLLFADEPTGNLDTHTGQAIIDLLFSLNADAGTTLVLVTHDEHLAARCRHAIRLDSGRRVDA; from the coding sequence ATGGCCGATTCAAGCAGACCCGGCGCTGAAACGCGCGTGCACACACCCCTCGCCCTCGAGGTCCGCGGCCTCGGCAAGCGCGTCGCGCTGCCCGACGGCGAGCTGACCATCCTCGAAGACGTGGACTTCACGGTCGAACGCGGCGACGCCATCGCGATCGTCGGCGCCTCGGGGTCGGGCAAGAGCACCCTGCTCTCCCTGCTCGCCGGGCTCGATACGCCGACCACCGGCACCGTGCTGCTCGACGGCGCGCCGCTGTCGACGCTGGATGAAGACGGGCGTGCGAAGGTGCGTGGCGAAAAAGTCGGCTTCGTGTTCCAGAGCTTCCAGTTGCTGCCCACGCTGACCGCACTGGAGAACGTCATGTTGCCGCTCGAACTGCGCGGCGATCCCGATGCGATGGGCCCGGCCCGCCGCATCCTCGAAAAGGTCGGACTCGGCGCGCGCCTCGGCCACTATCCGCGCCAGCTCTCCGGCGGCGAACAACAGCGCGTTGCGCTCGCGCGCGCCTTCGTCACCCGGCCGTCGCTGCTGTTCGCCGACGAACCCACCGGCAACCTCGACACGCACACGGGCCAGGCGATCATCGACCTGCTCTTTTCGTTGAACGCAGACGCGGGCACGACGCTCGTGCTCGTCACCCACGACGAACACCTCGCCGCGCGCTGCCGCCACGCGATCCGCCTCGACAGCGGGCGCCGGGTGGACGCGTGA
- a CDS encoding arylesterase, giving the protein MAAALAWLALALLVTTPVRASGPVKAAPATTKTVLVMGDSLSAGFGIAASQSWVSLTGVRMAKTNPDWRVVNASISGETTSGGAARIDAELKRLHPQIVVIALGANDGLRGLPLAQTKANLDRMIQASKAAKARVLLVGMHMPPNYGRDYTQGFAANYTALAKQHAVPLVPFLLEPIVADRANFQEDNMHPVASAQPAIRDHVWKALAPLLK; this is encoded by the coding sequence ATGGCGGCCGCGCTCGCATGGCTTGCGTTGGCCTTGCTCGTTACTACTCCGGTGCGCGCATCAGGCCCCGTGAAGGCCGCACCCGCGACGACGAAGACCGTGCTGGTGATGGGCGATTCGCTGTCCGCGGGCTTCGGCATCGCGGCCTCCCAGAGTTGGGTATCGCTCACCGGCGTGCGCATGGCGAAGACGAATCCGGACTGGCGCGTGGTGAATGCGAGCATCAGCGGAGAAACGACGTCGGGCGGCGCGGCACGCATCGATGCGGAACTCAAGCGCCTTCATCCCCAAATCGTCGTGATTGCCCTCGGGGCGAACGACGGCCTGCGCGGCCTCCCGCTCGCGCAGACGAAAGCCAACCTCGATCGCATGATCCAGGCGTCCAAGGCCGCGAAGGCCCGCGTCCTCCTCGTCGGCATGCACATGCCGCCGAACTACGGGCGCGATTACACGCAGGGCTTCGCCGCGAACTACACCGCGCTCGCGAAGCAGCACGCGGTGCCGCTGGTCCCGTTCCTGCTGGAGCCGATCGTGGCCGACCGCGCCAACTTTCAGGAAGACAACATGCATCCGGTCGCGAGCGCCCAGCCCGCGATCCGCGACCATGTGTGGAAGGCGCTGGCCCCGCTGCTGAAGTAG
- a CDS encoding PadR family transcriptional regulator encodes MDRETLDLALRKFQRELSAGTVSLALLAVLAAAPGPMYGYQIAKTLERSGEGVLSGKQSALYPVLRNLESAGFLRSHVEPSVAGPPRRYYEITEPGRTALSEWAAAWRATRTSVDSVLEGLLP; translated from the coding sequence ATGGACCGCGAAACCCTCGACCTGGCCCTGCGCAAATTCCAGCGGGAACTGAGTGCCGGCACTGTCTCGCTGGCGCTGCTGGCCGTGCTGGCCGCCGCGCCGGGCCCGATGTACGGCTACCAGATCGCCAAGACCCTGGAACGCAGCGGCGAAGGCGTGCTCAGCGGCAAGCAGAGCGCGCTGTACCCGGTGCTGCGCAACCTGGAATCGGCCGGCTTCCTGCGCAGCCATGTCGAACCCTCCGTCGCCGGTCCGCCGCGGCGTTACTACGAAATCACCGAGCCGGGCCGCACCGCGCTTTCCGAATGGGCCGCTGCCTGGCGCGCCACCCGCACATCCGTCGACTCCGTCCTCGAAGGACTCCTGCCATGA
- a CDS encoding sensor domain-containing protein: MNAPSNGLPLPHSIPEYLDQLRAALSGADPALVQDALYDAEEYLRSELGEHPEQSEAEVIASVASSYGAPHEVAEIYRDTEVRVQTALRAPKPAPRSTPLGRFFGVAADPRTYGALFYSVLALATGIFYFTWVVTGLSLSAGLAVLIVGIPFAILFLGSVRLLSLVEGRIVEAMLGERMPRRPLYTSRGKTWMERIKDMFTDPRTWSTVLYMVAMLPLGILYFTLSVTLLTTAVSCIVAPVLLGFGAFDNWYLDDHLVSSTLGWWEYPIVFVFGVALLFGTLHLVRGMGKMHGLFAKHLLVKSAQYA; encoded by the coding sequence ATGAATGCCCCGTCCAACGGCCTGCCGCTGCCGCATTCCATCCCCGAATACCTCGACCAGTTGCGCGCCGCGCTGTCGGGCGCCGATCCGGCGCTCGTGCAGGACGCGCTCTACGACGCCGAGGAGTACCTGCGCTCGGAACTCGGCGAACACCCCGAGCAATCGGAAGCGGAAGTGATCGCGTCGGTGGCGAGCAGCTACGGCGCACCGCATGAAGTCGCGGAGATCTATCGCGACACCGAAGTGCGCGTGCAGACTGCATTGCGCGCGCCGAAGCCCGCGCCGCGTTCGACCCCGCTGGGGCGCTTCTTCGGCGTCGCCGCCGATCCGCGCACCTACGGCGCGTTGTTCTACTCGGTGCTCGCGTTGGCCACCGGCATCTTCTATTTCACCTGGGTGGTCACGGGCCTCTCGCTGTCGGCGGGCCTGGCGGTGCTGATCGTCGGCATCCCGTTCGCGATCCTGTTCCTCGGCTCGGTGCGCCTGCTCTCGCTGGTGGAAGGCCGCATCGTGGAAGCGATGCTCGGCGAACGCATGCCGCGCCGCCCGCTCTACACCTCGCGCGGCAAGACGTGGATGGAACGCATCAAGGACATGTTCACCGACCCGCGCACGTGGTCGACGGTGCTCTACATGGTCGCGATGCTGCCGCTGGGCATCCTGTACTTCACGCTCAGCGTGACGCTGCTCACCACTGCCGTGTCGTGCATCGTCGCGCCCGTACTGCTGGGGTTCGGCGCCTTCGACAACTGGTACCTCGACGACCACCTGGTCTCGTCGACGCTGGGTTGGTGGGAATACCCGATCGTGTTCGTCTTCGGCGTGGCGCTGCTGTTCGGCACGCTGCACCTGGTGCGCGGCATGGGCAAGATGCACGGCCTGTTCGCCAAGCACCTGCTGGTGAAGTCGGCGCAGTACGCCTGA
- a CDS encoding CopD family protein, protein MAAYFWIKTAHVVFVMAWLGGVFYLPRILVNIAEAGDVPAVRDRLVLMGKRLYRFGHMMFGFAFAMGLMLWLYFGIKGPWLHAKLGLVVLMLVHYTVGGRWLKGVEKGKPLPSSKALRWFNEIPVLLLVFIVYLVLAKPAF, encoded by the coding sequence ATGGCTGCCTACTTCTGGATCAAGACCGCCCACGTCGTGTTCGTCATGGCCTGGCTGGGCGGCGTGTTCTACCTGCCGCGCATCCTGGTGAACATCGCCGAGGCCGGCGACGTGCCCGCCGTGCGCGATCGCCTGGTGCTGATGGGCAAGCGCCTGTATCGCTTCGGCCACATGATGTTCGGCTTCGCCTTCGCGATGGGCCTGATGCTGTGGCTGTACTTCGGCATCAAGGGGCCGTGGTTGCACGCGAAGCTCGGGCTCGTCGTGCTGATGCTCGTGCACTACACGGTGGGCGGGCGCTGGCTGAAGGGCGTGGAGAAGGGCAAGCCCCTGCCCTCGTCGAAAGCGCTGCGCTGGTTCAACGAGATCCCCGTGCTCCTGCTCGTCTTCATCGTCTACCTGGTGCTCGCGAAGCCAGCGTTCTGA
- a CDS encoding class I SAM-dependent methyltransferase yields MHKQYDQAYFDRWYRLGGIGDRARLARKVALAVAAAEYHLERPIRTVLDIGAGEAVWRAPLLKLRPGLRYLGFDSSEYAVRRYGRSRQLHLARFGDFEHLRPCAPVDLLVCSDVLHYLSTKELDRGLPGLAELCGGVAFLETFAREDKAVGDEHDFQQRPASFYRKRFDAVGFAQVGSHLWLSPALRERATALEIS; encoded by the coding sequence ATGCACAAACAATACGATCAGGCTTACTTCGACCGCTGGTACCGCCTGGGCGGCATCGGCGACCGAGCGCGGCTCGCGCGCAAGGTGGCGCTCGCCGTGGCGGCCGCCGAATACCACCTCGAACGCCCCATCCGCACGGTGCTGGACATCGGCGCGGGCGAAGCGGTGTGGCGCGCGCCGCTGCTGAAGCTGCGGCCGGGGCTGCGCTACCTCGGCTTTGATTCCAGCGAGTACGCGGTGCGGCGCTATGGCCGCAGCCGCCAGTTGCACCTGGCACGCTTCGGCGACTTCGAACACCTGCGCCCCTGCGCGCCGGTGGACCTGCTGGTGTGCAGCGACGTGCTGCATTACCTGTCGACGAAGGAACTGGATCGCGGGTTGCCGGGCCTGGCCGAACTGTGCGGCGGCGTCGCATTCCTGGAAACCTTCGCGCGCGAGGACAAGGCCGTCGGCGACGAGCATGACTTCCAGCAGCGGCCTGCGTCCTTCTATCGCAAGCGTTTCGACGCAGTGGGCTTTGCGCAGGTGGGTTCGCACCTGTGGCTGTCGCCCGCGCTGCGCGAGCGGGCGACGGCGCTCGAGATTTCCTAA